The nucleotide sequence TTTGGCCAAGTCCCGAGTCAAAACGATTGAGTAGTTTTCACGAATGGACCGCAGGGTTTGCGAGGCACTATCGGCGTCCAAATCCAGAATCTCTTTGACCAGCCTCGATACGTTCTCTGCACGAAATGACCGCATGGACACGGACAGGTGCAGGCCTGAGTCGTAGTGCACGTTCTCTCGAGACTCGATACTGGACAGCACCTCGCCCGCACCGTACTCGCTGTCGGTTAAACGATCGGAAATGTGTATGTGCCAGTCAGGGAATGAGCGATTCAGTGCTTCGATCCATTCTGCGATCCCGGCCTCTCCGGTGTTGATTTCCTGGCCACCACCGACGAGACAGACGATGACTCCCCAGTCTTTGTGACGGTCGATACACGAGATCAGAAACTCAGGTTCTGACTGGTTAAAATTTGGCTGGTTCTTCTTCTGCCGCATGAACTTGGAGGTCTGCTGCAAATCCCAAGCTCGCTGGGCTTCATCGAACAAAGCAACGTGGTCCGCCGGTGCCCGGCTGTCTTTCAAATACTCATCGCGATAGTGATGGACATTTTGAATGAATGTCTTCACTTCACTGCGTGCCGCTGATTTGGTGACTCGACGCCCTGCAGCCTTTTTACGTGCCACCTTATCGCGAGCAAGTGCTTCCTGAAGAATCTGGACGAGGGGACCGTTGCCCGACAGAAAAACACTGTAGGTGTTGTTTTGGTCATCCAAATGACGCGTCGCGATGTTCAACCCGATGAGTGTTTTCCCAGCACCTGGTACTCCTGTCACAAAGCAAATCGCCTTGTAATGGCCCGCTCTGGCGTTCTCAATGACAGTCGAAATTGTGTCCGTGGTGCGATGCAATTCGGCGCCGCTCGCATCGCTCCGTGAAATCTCGGCGACCGAATGCCCGTTGTACAAAGCCATTGCGGCTTCGATGATCGTTGGCGTTGGAAGGTATTTTCCGTTTTCCCAACTCGACGACTCGATCTGAGTGCGATCACCCGCTGCTGCTGATTCGACGAACTCTTGAACTTCACGAATGATTGTTCCAAGATTGTTTCCATTGGACCGTACCGTGGCCAACAAACCATCGCGATGTGGCGTTGGTTCAATTCGCACTGGCGACGCTTTGGCTTCGGTTGCGATCAGAATTGGTACGACAAAACGATCGTGGCTGGCATCGTGGAAGTTCTTCAAGTCGAGTGCGTAGTCGGTGACTTGGTTCATAGCCCCCGACCAGTGCTGAGTATCGCCAACCTTGAATTCGACGACGAAGATGGCATTGCCGATCAACAGCAACACATCAACTCGCTTTCCCATTCGCGGAATCGAATACTCGAAGTAGATCGTGCCACCCAATCCAACCAGCCACTCTTTCAGAAGCTTGATTTGATACGTCCAAGCATCACGTTGAGTGTTCTCGACCGCGAATTCGCTGTTGCTAACCAGATGCCCCAGAATCGTATTGCGATTCTCGGTAAGAAAGTTTGCGACGGAATCAGAGTAGTAGGCACGCTTCATGACGAGATTTTAACGAGGTTGATTCGCAAAGTAATGCGACGGCAACAGTCACGCAGATCGCTCAAGAGCATCGCGGGCTTTTGAGCCCGGTGCAGGCTGTCCGCGAGTCGGTTCGCCAACGTCTTTCGAGGGTCCACGTCGATCGGTAGGCCACCGCTTCGATCGTCTGTTCCGGTCGTCCGCTTCGCTTCGTCAAGCGGTTACATCCGCTTTCGCGCGGTTCCGCTGGATTGATCCGACTTGGCTGTAGATCGTCGATTACGACCTTGATCCATCGTTCGGGGGCCAATCGGCGAATATCCGCTAAATCGACGCGATCTACTTCATCTGCGAATAGCATTCCCCCGGCGAGCATTGACGCGGCGCCCGCCGCTTTCCGCCTGCCGGTGGCGGTCGCAGCGTTGTGCAAGCGGCATTTGGATGAAGGCTTTGTTCGGAGCGTCGTCGTCGCTGCCAAGTCGGCCTCCGCTCCGGTGCAACGCTCCGTCTTGTTTGGTTTCGCGGTCGAACCAGACTCAAGGACACGTCATTCTTGACGAAGGCCACGACCTCACAATGGACCGTGGACGATCCCATGCACACGATCACATCGTCGTTGACCCCCTCGAGCAGATCTGTGGCCGCCTCATCCGTCCCGCTGTTGGGTGCCGTTCATGAAACAAATCCAGTTGCCATCGTCGTCTTGCATTTCGCTGGTCATCTGCCAGCAATCCGCGTCAATGATTTTGATCGTATCGCGGTACGGGCACGTGCCGGAACCATCAAACTTGGGGCCCTCTGTCTGCAGAACCACCGCGTTGCCCGCCTCGTTGCGGTCGCCCTGATACAGCCAAAGATTGTCCATCATGGACGCGACGAAAGAACCAACGTAAGCCGACTTTGTGTTGTCATAGCCCAATGCCATGATCGATGACCATTGCTCCTCACCCGAACCGCCGCTGTACTCACACACCAGCCACAAATTTCCCAGCATCCGACAATCGACGCGGCCGTCGACTTGCATCTTGGATCCATCGGGATTGATGCATTCGTGATGGAACGTCCATTGCCCGACCAATTGCTCCAGCCACTGATGCGGTTCGGATGTATTCGAAGACATGATGACGGGAATCCTCCTGGCAATGGTTTGACGAAGCAGCCGACGTATGGACCGTTCGGATCGATAGCGATGAAAGCGTGTTTTAACGAGTTCGCATCGCCGGCGGTGAAGCCAATGCGTGTCGACCGGAAATTTCGTTCGCCCAGCCGCGACGGTTGACAGTCGCCACATCGGGGCCTGGGTCGCCCACAGGGGTCCGGAACGCAAGTAAACTGATCGGTGGAGTGTCGTAAATGGGCCTGTTAATCGGACTCGCGCGATACCGGGCCCACTTCCCACCTTCGCACCGCCCCCCAACGCCGCCTTTCAATCAACATGTATTCGAATCAGTCCCAAGTCCCTGTCATGCGGCCGCGAACCCTGGTCCTGGCCTGCTGGATTGCCGTCGTGTCGTCACTTGGCGTCATTGCCCAAGCCGCGAACCAAAGCAATCAAGGCAGTAACGAACCAGCCGCCAAGCCCAACTTTGTGATCATCTTTGCCGACGACCAAGGCTACGGTGACCTCAGCTGTTTCGGATCGCAGACCATTGCCACGCCGAACATTGATCGCTTGGCCACCGACGGTCGCAAGTTCACCAATTTCATGGTCGCTTCACCGGTGTGCACCCCGTCCCGCGCCGCTTTGCTGACGGGGTGCTATCCCAAGCGTGTCGGCATGCATCAACACGTTTTGTTTCCGGCATCGACCAAGGGCTTGAACCCGAACGAACACACGATCGCCGATCACTTGAAGGGGCAGGGTTACGACACCGCCTGCTTTGGCAAATGGCATTTGGGACATCATCCGGAGGTGTTGCCGATTTCCAACGGCTTTGACACCTATTTTGGGATCCCGTACTCCAACGACATGAACCATCCCGACAACAAAGGCAAACCCAAGGGCGGTCCCGACGGGATGGACATTTTGTGGCAAGATCCCGAATCGACGCTGACCAAGTGGAACACGCCTCTGTACGAAGACGACAAGATTGTCGAATTGCCGGTCGATCAGCGAACGGTCACCCGGCGGTACACGCAAAAGGCGATTGACTTTATCACCGAGCATCGCGACGGGCCGTTCTTCGTTTACCTGCCGCACTCGATGCCGCACATTCCGCTGTATGTCCCCGATGACGTTCGCGACCCGGACCCGTTGAACGCCTACATCAACGTGATCGAACACATCGATTCCGAAGTCGGCCGATTGCTGGACACGCTGGATACGTTGGACCTGACTGAAAACACTTACGTCATTTACACGACCGACAACGGTCCGTGGTTGACGTTCAAGCATCACGGCGGATCGGCGGGACCATTGCGTGATGGCAAAGGCACAACGTTCGAAGGCGGCCAGCGGGTGCCATGCGTGATGCGTGGTCCCGGGATTCCCGCTGGTACGGTCTGTGACGCGTTGACTGGAACAATCGACGTCCTGCCGACCATCGCGTCGATCACCGGCACACCTTTGCCGGCGGACAAGAAGATCGACGGACTGGACGTGTCGGAACTTTGGATGGGTACAGCCGATCAATCGCCGCGTGATGAGTTTGTGTACTTCACGTCGCATGGTGCCGTGGAAGGCATTCGACTGGGCCAGTGGAAATTGCTGGTTAAAAAGCCGCGTCAGAACAAGAACGCAAAAAACCCCAAGCCGGCTCAGGTGATGCTGTTTGATTTGAGCAAGGACATCGGCGAACAGAACAATCTGGCCGATGCGAAGCCCGATGTGGTGCAGCGTCTGCGGAATCGCATGATGGCGGCGGACGAAGAAATCACGCGGAATGCTCGGGAGCCGTGGCACAAGGAAAAGTAGCCTTTATCCAGCCCGATCGAATCATCAATACGACGCGGCGCCGAACACGGGGCGCGTCGGCACCGGATGAAACTTTGGCCAAGGGACCTCAGGCTTTTCAACCGGGACATCACCGCCGCCATCCATGCCGATCGGTGCGCCAAAACATTCGTCTTCGAAACTGCCGGGGCCACCGACCGGGCCATGCACGCCGCCGCAATGTCCGGTCGGGCCACATCCCATTGGGGCGTCCGAACGATCGCTTGCGATGACCGACGAATCGCCGGGGACCGGCGTATCGATCGGGACGCCCAAGCGTTTAGGTTGGTTCCAGCCGCCAAAAACGCCGCCGTCATCATGCGGATCCAAGTGGCGATAGCTGGGGATGTTCAATGCGACGCAACCACCGCAGCTAAGACATCCGAAGCCGACCAACGCGATCAGCATACGACGAAATAAACCAGCCCAGAGGGCGGCATTCGCATCGGCGTGATTGTCCAGGTTGGTCGTCATGGAAAGAAACGAATCGCTGTGAAGGAGTGCCTGTGAATCAGCCGGCCGGCAGCGAATGCCGGCCGGCTGATCTGGCACAGTGTCCCCCCCAGGACCTGTTAAGCTGTATCGGTCGATCCGGTCGTGCGAATGAGCGAAGTCGGTTGGATCAGATCGTTTTTTTCAAAAATGCCCTTGCAGGCGACCTGGTCGCTGCCAAGCATCGGCGTCCGCGGCCGAACAGGCAGTCGATCCGCCCCAACGCGCCGCGTGTCGACGACATGACGACAGGGTTTCACACCCGCCGTGGTTTCACAGACGTGCGGTTTGGTCGAAGCATGTGCCGGCCAAATCAGTCGTCGTTCCAGCTTGAGCTTTCGGCGCAGACGACACCATTTTCCGAACGCCCACCGATGCGACAATGAATTCGCCCACTGCCGTGTTTGCTCCATCCGCCGCGATTCCCGCGACGCGTTCGCCGGCGTCGATACCGATGTCCGACCAAACAGCAACGGGGGAGGCAACGGCACGGCGCATCATCACGCTGGGCAACCGCCTGGGACGGCTTTGGCGTTGGCTGAGCCGAACAGTCGCCACCAGTTTCAACTTGGCATCATTGATCGCGTTGCTGGCTGTTGCGGCCGCGGTTCCCGTGATCCAGTTGGTGACGTTGGGCTACACGGTCGGCGTGGCGGGGCGCATCGCCAGCGGGCAATCTGTTTTGTCGTCCATGCCGGGATTACGCCAAGCGGGGCGTGTCGGCTTGGCCGCAATCGTCGTCTTCGTGTTTGCGTTGCCGACCAAAATGTTGGTCCATTGGGCTTCGGTCGCGGGCCTGTTGGGCAGCCCCCCGACGACCGTTTTTTTGTTGCACCTGGCATCTTGGTTGGCCGCCGGTGTGACTTTGGTCTATCTGTGCTGGGCTTGGATTCGTGGCGGACGCTTGGTCGATTACCTTTGGCCCGCGCCGGTGCGTTTCGTCAAATCGGCTTGGCATCCGTCGACCTGGTCAACCGCGGCGGACCGTTTGTGGCGGCTGACGGGAAGCTTTGACGCGATGGGGCATTTGTGGCTGGGGATTCAGACGTTCGTGGGGACATTGATCTGGTTGATCCCGGCGATGCTGATCATTGCCGCGAACCGCAACGGAAAAACGGGGCTGGCTGGTTTGATCGGTGTACTGTCGCTGTTGGCACTCGGACTGGCGATGTTTTACTTGCCGATGCTGCAGGTTCAATTCGCCCGCGAGCGTCGTTTTCGCGCCTTGTTCGATGTCAAAGCGGTTCGTCTGGCGTTTCGTCGCAGCCCCTGGGCTTA is from Crateriforma conspicua and encodes:
- a CDS encoding DUF2075 domain-containing protein, which gives rise to MKRAYYSDSVANFLTENRNTILGHLVSNSEFAVENTQRDAWTYQIKLLKEWLVGLGGTIYFEYSIPRMGKRVDVLLLIGNAIFVVEFKVGDTQHWSGAMNQVTDYALDLKNFHDASHDRFVVPILIATEAKASPVRIEPTPHRDGLLATVRSNGNNLGTIIREVQEFVESAAAGDRTQIESSSWENGKYLPTPTIIEAAMALYNGHSVAEISRSDASGAELHRTTDTISTVIENARAGHYKAICFVTGVPGAGKTLIGLNIATRHLDDQNNTYSVFLSGNGPLVQILQEALARDKVARKKAAGRRVTKSAARSEVKTFIQNVHHYRDEYLKDSRAPADHVALFDEAQRAWDLQQTSKFMRQKKNQPNFNQSEPEFLISCIDRHKDWGVIVCLVGGGQEINTGEAGIAEWIEALNRSFPDWHIHISDRLTDSEYGAGEVLSSIESRENVHYDSGLHLSVSMRSFRAENVSRLVKEILDLDADSASQTLRSIRENYSIVLTRDLAKAKAWLRQQSRGSERYGIVVSSQANRLKPLAIDVRLQPNPIHWFLAGREDVRSSYYLEDVATEFDIQGLELDWACVTWDADFRHADDGWVYRSFRGNKWQKINKAERQSYLKNAYRVLLTRARQGMVVVVPEGDTQDPTRDPAFYDSTYDYLRSIGFCEI
- a CDS encoding DUF1579 domain-containing protein; protein product: MSSNTSEPHQWLEQLVGQWTFHHECINPDGSKMQVDGRVDCRMLGNLWLVCEYSGGSGEEQWSSIMALGYDNTKSAYVGSFVASMMDNLWLYQGDRNEAGNAVVLQTEGPKFDGSGTCPYRDTIKIIDADCWQMTSEMQDDDGNWICFMNGTQQRDG
- a CDS encoding sulfatase family protein codes for the protein MRPRTLVLACWIAVVSSLGVIAQAANQSNQGSNEPAAKPNFVIIFADDQGYGDLSCFGSQTIATPNIDRLATDGRKFTNFMVASPVCTPSRAALLTGCYPKRVGMHQHVLFPASTKGLNPNEHTIADHLKGQGYDTACFGKWHLGHHPEVLPISNGFDTYFGIPYSNDMNHPDNKGKPKGGPDGMDILWQDPESTLTKWNTPLYEDDKIVELPVDQRTVTRRYTQKAIDFITEHRDGPFFVYLPHSMPHIPLYVPDDVRDPDPLNAYINVIEHIDSEVGRLLDTLDTLDLTENTYVIYTTDNGPWLTFKHHGGSAGPLRDGKGTTFEGGQRVPCVMRGPGIPAGTVCDALTGTIDVLPTIASITGTPLPADKKIDGLDVSELWMGTADQSPRDEFVYFTSHGAVEGIRLGQWKLLVKKPRQNKNAKNPKPAQVMLFDLSKDIGEQNNLADAKPDVVQRLRNRMMAADEEITRNAREPWHKEK
- a CDS encoding DUF4013 domain-containing protein; its protein translation is MNSPTAVFAPSAAIPATRSPASIPMSDQTATGEATARRIITLGNRLGRLWRWLSRTVATSFNLASLIALLAVAAAVPVIQLVTLGYTVGVAGRIASGQSVLSSMPGLRQAGRVGLAAIVVFVFALPTKMLVHWASVAGLLGSPPTTVFLLHLASWLAAGVTLVYLCWAWIRGGRLVDYLWPAPVRFVKSAWHPSTWSTAADRLWRLTGSFDAMGHLWLGIQTFVGTLIWLIPAMLIIAANRNGKTGLAGLIGVLSLLALGLAMFYLPMLQVQFARERRFRALFDVKAVRLAFRRSPWAYTAAMLVSLVLAPIPLYLLKIEATPREVVWLPCVVFVTFMLPARVCAGLAMRRARRFTEVRRGFWPTTSRVLARLSMVPIVGLYLLFVYLSQYTSWDGLQTWIQQHAILVPYPFLGV